Sequence from the Pseudophaeobacter arcticus DSM 23566 genome:
CATAAAGCCCTGATTGGGGCCAACCGGCAGCTGTTTCTTGAAGAAGGCATAAAAACCCCAGCTCAGCGTCAGCGCAATTGCCACCCAGGGCAGCCGCCCGGCCTCGACCGTCAGCACCACCACAGCGGCAGCGGCCAGGGCAATGGCAACCAGTTGCGTCGGCGTCAGTCGCTCGCGCAGCAGCAAGGACCCCAGGGCGATGCTGAACAATGGGTTGATGTAATAGCCAAGTGCGGCATCCAGCGCATGACCCGAGGCAATCGACCAGACGTAGATCCCCCAGTTCACCGAGATCAGCGCCGCCGTAACACAGGCCATGCCCAGCGTGCGCGGGCTTTTGAGCGCGGCGCGCAGATCCCTGGTCCGTCCCAAGAGCACCAGCAGCAACCCCGCCACCGGCACCGACCAGAGCACCCGATGCGCCACCACCTCAGCCGCTGGAATATGGGACACCAGTTTCATGTATAACGGCAGGAACCCCCACAAAACATAGGCCGAAATGGCAAAGGCCAACCCCTGAGGGGTATCAATATTCTCGCGCGGTTCCTGGGTCATCTCAAAGCTCCTCTGACGCATCTTTATGGCGCTCACACAAAAAGGAGAAGCATGGTTTCTGTTACACTCCCATCACCAATGGTGATGAATGGCAGCCCAGCCAAATCCAGGCCCGTTAGGGGCGCTCCGCCTGCTCGCTGTTGAGCCGGGTCAGCCGGGCAGCGGCCTGTTGCAGGGGCTCCAGAAACTCGAGGATCTGCCCCAGCGCGCGGCGCTGGACCGGCGCGTGCACCGACAGGGTTGCCATCAGCCGCCCCTGTGGATCCAGAATCGGCACCGCAATCGCCGCCATGCCGGTCATGAATTCCTCATCATCCGTTGCATAGCCGCGCGCGCGGGTTTTTTGCAGCTCAGCGCGCAGCGCCTCCGGCGAGGTGATTGTCTGCTCGGTCTGCGGCTCCAGCGCCCGCGCCGATAGAACGCTGTTCAGCGTCGCCGGGCGCAGTGTCGACAGGTACATCTTGCCACTGGCGGTGCAATGAAACGGCACCTGGGTGCCAATCGGCAACTGAATGCGCAGCGGCCATTTTGTCTCAACCCGGTCCAGATAGGTCATGCCCTCGCGATCCGGGGTTGCCAGATTGCAGGTCTCACCAATTTCTTCGGCCACGGCCTTGAGAATGGTCAGCCGCGCCGTACGCAGATGTTCGGAAGAGATAGTATTCACCGCCAGCGCCCGTAGCCGCGGGCCGGGACCATAGGACCGCCCATCCAGATCTCGTTGCAAAAAACCTTCTTCCTCGGCGGTTTGCAACAGCCGGTGCAGGGTGGGTTTGGGCAGGCCCAAGGCCTCCACCAGCTGGGCCGGTTTGACCGCGACGCCACGCCGGGCGACCTCCTCCACGATCAGCAACAATCTCAAATTGGTTGGGATCTGCGTCTCTTTGGCGGCGGGCGTCTGGTCGGGCATGGCGTCACATCTATCTGTTGGGCAGCAGGATCAGCGCGAGGTCGGGCACCAGGGCAACCAGTATCCAAACGCCGATCAAAGCCGCTAGGTAGGGTAGGGTATAGCGCAGCAGGCGAAAGTAGGGAACGCCCGTCACACCCGAGGCAACATAGAGGTTGAGCCCATAGGGCGGCGTAATAAAGCCAATCGAGGCCCCCACCAGGAAGATCACCGAGAAATGGATTGGATCAATCCCAACCGAGGCGGCAATCGGCGCCAGGATCGGGGCAAGGATGATCGTCACTGGCAGGCTTTCCAGCACCATGCCAGAGCAAAACACAATCACCATCGAGGTAAAGAGCACCGCATGATAGCCCCCCATGGAGGTGACAAAATCGCCAATGGTCTGCTGCGCCCCCAGCAGCGACAGGATCTGCTGCATCACCACCGATATCGCAATCAAGGGCGCCAGAATGCCGGTGATCTGGGCCGAACGCACCACCACCGAGGGAATCTGTGACAGGGTGAAACCTTCGACCACCAGCATCTCGGCGTAGGATTTCTCTGCTATTGGCCGGTCCCTGCGCGATCCCATCAGGCGGTTGAGCGGATAGCTCACCAGCCCGGCAATCACGCAAAAGCCCACAGTGACGCCAGCCGCCTCGGTTGGGGAGAACTTGCCTGTATAGATACCCCAGAGCACCAGGCCGATGGCAAAGAACCCCAGCCAGGCGCCAAAGGCGGTTTTCAGCACCCGGGTCAATTGCAGCGGGATCAGATGGCCCCAGCCGTTGATCCGGCAAATGATCCAGCAGGCCAGTTGCATGCCGATGACCATCAAGGCTCCGGGCAGGATGCCTGCCACGAACAGCTCTGATATCGGCAGGTTCAGCAGAAAGCCATAGACAATAAAGATGATCGAGGGCGGGATGATAATCCCCACCGTTCCCCCGGCTGCCGCCGTGGCCGCCGAAAAGCGCTCATCATAGCCGCCTTTGACCATTTCCGGATGCAACATCGACCCGATGGTGGCTGTGGTCGCCGAGTTAGAGCCGGATATGGCGGCAAACAACCCACAGGCGCCCAGTGCTGCCATGGCCAGACCACCGCGCAGCCAGCCCAGGCAGGCATAGGCAAAATCCGATAATCGCCGGGCTATCCCCGACTGGTTGATCAAATCCCCGGTGAGGATAAACAGTGGCATCGCCAGAAGGGCAAAGCCCTTGTTAAAGACGTTCAGCAGCTCTGCCCCCATATTGTCGAGCGTCAGCCCCAGCACAAAGGAGCAGCCAATCACCCAATAGGCAATGACCAGCAGCACCGGCACGCCCAGCATGAACAAAAATGTGACCCCCAGCGAGATCAGCGTGACCCAGGATCCATCCGTCATCAGATATCCCCTCCGATCACTGCCTGTTTGATCAGCGGCGCGCCAGAGCGCCAGTTGGCGATATCCTCGATCAGGTTTTCAAACACCCGCGCCACCATCAGCACAAAGGACAAGGGGGCAGTGATCAGGAACCACCACTGCATGACATTGTCAGTGCCCAGCACAATCTGAAAATTCGACGCCGAAAGCGCCGTTATCCGCGAGGTGGTAACCAGCACAATCACCGCAAAGACAAACCACAAAACCGCATCCAGCATCAGGCAGGCCAGCTGCCCGGCCCGCGGCATCATGGTGCGGAACTCGGCAAAGCTGAGATGGGTGCGCAGTCGCACGTTAAAGGCGGCACCAAACCAGGCCATGATCATGAACAACAGCGGCGGGATCGTGGTCGACCAGGGCTGCTGATTGGAGAAAATGAAGCGATCAATGACGCCCCAGAAGATGATAAGGGCAATCGCCAGATAGCTGTAAACCATCACCGTGCGCTCAAGATGCCGGTCCAGCCAGGGCAGCAGCTTGTAGATCCACAGCATGATCAAACCGCTTAGCGCAGTGGCGATTGTGCCAAAGACCCAGGCGCCTTCGGTTTTCAGCGCATTGCGGATTTCCCAGCTGTCTTGTGATGCAAATGCACGAAATATATCGCTGATCTCAGACCAGAGTGCCATCTTTTCCTCCCTGTTGTCCGCCCCGTGACCCACCCGGTTACGCCGGTGTGTCTGGACAAGTGAAATCGGCGCGCGGCTGCACGCCGATCCGCGTTCATGGTTCTGGATCTTAGGTTTTCCACCAGCGGCGCGGTTCGACATTCTCCGGCTTCATATCCTTGGGCACCTGGCGCGCGATGTCATAGATCTCCTGATAGGTATCAATGCCACCGGCCCAGTTGTTCAAACGGTCCCGCCACTGCTCCCAAAGCTGCGGTTGGAACTCGGGCGAGCACATTTCCTCGGCCATTTTGATCTGATCATCCGCCAGGAAGGCGTTGCGCACGTTGTTTTTGGCAAAGATCGTGCCGGGCATCTGCGGATCGGAATGACCCACAGTTTTGATCAGCGCCGCCTCGTTTGCCGCCTGCACATGGGTCTGCGCCCAATAGGCGCTCTCCATCACCGCATCCTGCAAATAGCCCTCAAGACTGTCAAAGACAGCGGCGCTCATCGAGGTATGTTCGGTGCCACAGAAGAATTTCAGATCCACCGACTGGCTGACCACCGGCGCCATATTGGCGTAGGCCACAGCCGAGGCCCAGGTTTCGGCGCCGTCAATCAGCCCCTGTTTCAACCCGTCCAGAGTTTCTTCCCAGGCGACAGGCACCGGGTTGAGGTTCAGCGCCTGCATGGCAATGCGGCCCAGCTGGGTGCCGGTGACGCGGTTCTTGGTGCCAAAAAGCTGCTCCAGCTTGGTCACGGTTGGCTTGCCCTCCCAACCCAGACCCAGCTGAATGCCGCGCAGCTCACAATGGCTGAACAGGAACTTCAGCCCGTGTCGTTTTTCCAGCGGTTCGCGCAGGATGCGCTGCGATTCGGGGCTATAGAGAAAATGATACTGCGCGGCCCGGCCAGGAAACATATAGGCGTAGTCGAGCACATTGAGATAGGGCGCGCCCCCTGCGGAATTCTGAGTTGAGGCGGCATAGATATCCACGATGCCCTGTTGGGTTTTTTCCACGCAGGAGGTCTGGCCGCAGATCTGGTTATTGCCAATGAACTCGATACGGATCTCCCCATCCGTGCGGCTCTCCAGATCGCGGGCGAACTCCAAACCACCAGCCCGTTCAATCAGCAGGTTCTGGGCATTAAACCCAGAGGCCCCAAACTTTAACGTGTGCTTGGCCGGCTTGGAAAACCGCCTTTCATAGGTCGATTCCGCCGCTGACGCCAGATTGGCCAGGCTCATGGCCCCTCCAAAGCCCCCCGCCGCCAAAAGTGTCGAGCTCATGCCATATCGTCCTGCAACCCGGAACAGCTCTCGCCGTGAGATATGGTTAAGATTCTCCTTGAGTCCCATAGTCTTCCTCCCTAAATGATCATTATTGAGACGTTTTATCTCAAAAAAAGCTAGCCCAAATCATACAATCTGCATAGAGTTTTTTTCGTGAGCAACCGGAGGAGCGTGTTTTGGAGGCTGATTATATCATCGTGGGTGCCGGTTCTGCGGGCTGTGTCATTGCCAATCGGCTCAGTGCGGACCCCAGGACAAAGGTCGTCCTGCTTGAGGCCGGCGGGCGTGATATCAACCCCTGGATCCACATCCCTGTTGGCTATTTCAAAACCATTCACAACCCAAAGGTGGACTGGTGTTACAAGACCGAACCGGATCCGGGGCTGAATGGGCGCTCGATTGAATGGCCACGCGGCAAGGTGCTGGGAGGCTCTTCCTCGCTCAATGGGCTGCTCTATGTGCGCGGCCAATCGCAGGACTATGACCGCTGGCGGCAGATGGGGAACGAAGGCTGGGGCTGGGACGATGTATTGCCCCTGTTCAAACGCTCCGAAAACAACGAGCGCGGCAGCGACGCCTTTCACGGCGATCAGGGCGCTCTTTCCGTGTCGAACATGCGCATTCAGCGCCCGATAACCGATGCCTGGGTGGCCGCAGCCCAGGCCGCTGGTTACCCCTTCAACCCCGATTACAACGGTGCCGACCAAGAGGGCGTTGGCTTTTTCCAGCTCACCGCGCGCAATGGGCGGCGTTGCTCGGCTGCGGTGGCCTTTTTGAACCCGGTCAAATCGCGGCCAAACCTGCAGATTATCACCCATGCCCATGTGCAACGTGTTGTTTTGGAGGGCATGCGCAGCACCGGCGTCGCCTATCGCGATCGCACCGGCGCGACCCATTTCATCAGGGCAAACCGCGAAGTTATCCTCTCAGGCGGGGCGATCAACTCACCACAGTTGCTGATGCTGTCGGGCATTGGCGAGGCAGAGCACCTGTCCGAACATGGCATCAAGGTGGTGGCCGACCTGCCAGGCGTCGGCAAAAACATGCAGGACCATCTGCAGGCGCGGCTGGTCTATAAATGCAACGAACCCACCCTGAACGACGAGGTCAGCACGGTGCTGGGACAGGCCAGGATAGGGTTGAAGTACCTGATGTTTCGCGCCGGCCCCATGACCATGGCCGCCAGTCTGGCCACTGGTTTTCTCAAAACCCGCCCCGAGCTGGAAACCCCCGACATCCAGTTCCACGTCCAGCCCCTGTCAGCGGAGAATCCCGGCAAGGGCGCCGACAGGTTTTCGGCCTTTACCATGTCAGTCTGTCAGCTCCGCCCCGAATCCCGTGGCGAAATTCGGCTGAACTCCAGCGATCCCGGCAGCTATCCCAAGATCATTCCAAACTATCTGTCGACCCGGACAGACTGTCAAACCCTGGTTGCGGGCGTGAATATCGCCCGCAGGATTGCCCGGCACTCGCCTTTGAAATCCAAGATCTCGCAGGAGTTCCGCCCCCATGCCGACCTTGATATGGCGGACTATGAAGCAACCCTGCACTGGGCCCGCAACAACACCGCGTCGATCTATCACCCCACAGGCACCTGCAAGATGGGCCAGTCCGGTCAAGCGGTAGTTGATGCGCAGCTGCGGGTTCACGGCATATCTGGCCTGCGGGTTGCCGATTGCTCGATCATGCCCGAGATCGTCAGCGGCAACACCAATGCCCCGGCCATCATGATTGGTGAAAAAGCCAGCGACCTTATTCTTGCGGCCCAGCGGGCTTCTTAGCAAGCATAGCCACAGCACTGCGGGGGCTCCGCAGTGCTGTGGGGTTTAGAGATCAGGCCCTAGAAATCCAGGTTTTCGACGCTCAGCGCGTTTTTCTGAATGAACTCCCGCCGTGGCTCAACCACGTCGCCCATCAGTTTGGTAAACAGATCATCTGCCTCAACCATATCGTCGACACGGACCTGCAACAGGGTGCGGGCATCCGGGTCCAGGGTGGTTTCCCACAGCTGATCGGGGTTCATCTCGCCCAGACCTTTGTAGCGCTGCAGCGACAGGCCTTTTTCGCCCTCTTCCATGATGGCCTTCAACAGATCAAGCGGCCCATGGATTGCCTGGACACGGTCCCGTCGAACCAACTGGCCCGAAGTCGCGTAAACCTCCTGCAAGCTTTTGGTAAAGCTGCCAGTTTTACGAGCTTCACCGGATCGTAGCATGGGACCGTCCAGAGTGCGGACCTCTTCGACACCGCGCAGAATACGGGCGAGGCGAATGCCATGATCCTGGGTGATCCGGCCCTGCCAGCCCTTTTCATATTCCAGCGCAATCAGATCAAGCCGGGTCGCAACCCGGTCGGCAACGCCTTGCAAATCGGCATCAACGGCACCGGGTACAAAGGCGCCGGCCACGGCTGCCTGTTCCAGAATATGGCGCGGATAATGGGTTGGGAAAGCGTCCAGAACCCGTTTCAACTGACGCGCCTCATCAACGACGCGGATAAGATCCTGACCAACCAGCTCTTCGCCGGAGCCCAGTTTCAGCGTGGCCCCTTCGACACCCTGGTTGACCAGATAATCCTCCATTTCGGCCTGATCTTTCAGATAGACCTCGGATTTGCCACGCGCCACTTTGTAAAGCGGCGGCTGGGCGATGTAGAGATAGCCACCTTCGATCAGTTCAGGCATCTGACGATAGAAGAAGGTCAACAGCAGCGTGCGGATATGGGCACCATCAACATCCGCATCGGTCATGATGACGATCTTGTGGTAGCGCAGCTTGGCGATGTTGAACTCATCCCGACCAATGCCAGTGCCCAGGGCCATGACCATGTTGCCAATTTCCTGGCTGCCCAGCATCCGGTCAAACCGCGCCCGCTCGACATTCAGGATTTTACCCTTCAGCGGCAGGATCGCCTGGGTTTTCCGGTCCCGCCCGGTTTGGGCAGAGCCGCCAGCGGAATCACCCTCCACCAGGAAGATTTCGGTGTTGACCGGATCTTTGTCCGAGCAGTCTTTCAACTTGGAGCTCAGGAAGTTGAGATCCATAGGGTTTTTCCGCCGGGTAAGCTCGCGCGCCTTGCGGGCGGCTTCGCGGGCCAGCGCCGCCTCGACGACCTTGCCAACGATCTGCTTGGCCTGGTTTGGATTTTCCTCAAACCATTCCGCCAGCTTTTCATTCACCAGGCTCTCCACCACCGGACGCACCTCAGAGGAGACCAGTTTGTCTTTGGTCTGGCTGGAGAATTTGGGATCCGGCACCTTGACGGACAGAACACAGGTCAGCCCTTCGCGGGCATCATCGCCGGTGAAAGAGATCTTCTCTTTTTTGGCAATGCCGCTGGACTGGGCATAGTTGTTGATCGTCCGGGTCAGTGCGCCGCGGAAACCCGCCAGATGGGTGCCACCGTCGCGCTGTGGAATGTTATTGGTAAAGGGCAGCACCGATTCATGGTAGCTGTCGTTCCACCACATCGCCACCTCAACACCGATGTCATCCTTTTCGCCGGTGATATAGACCGGGGTATCCATCACCGGGGTTTTTGACCGGTCCAGATATTTGACAAATTCTTTGACGCCGCCTTCATAAATCAGCTCTGATTCCAGCCGTTCCGCTGGGCGTTCGTCAATCAGGATGATCCTGACGCCCGAGTTCAGGAAGGCCAGCTCGCGCAGGCGTTTCTCCAGAATCTCAAAGGAATATTCCAGGTTCGAAAAGGTATCCGTCGAGGCCATAAACCGGACCTCGGTCCCGGTTTTGTCGCCACAGTCCTGCACCACTCTCAGGTGCTCGGCGGTATCGCCATGTTCGAACCGTGCGACGTGCTCTTTGCCTTCGCGCCAGATCCGCAGCTCCAGCCAGTCGGACAGGGCGTTTACAACCGAAACACCCACCCCGTGCAGACCGCCGGAAACCTTATAGGAGTTGCTGTCAAATTTGCCGCCCGCGTGCAGCTGAGTCATGATGACCTCAGCCGCTGAAACGCCCTCTTCTTCGTGAATGCCAACCGGGATTCCACGCCCGTTGTCATAAACCGAAACGGAACTGTCCGCATGAATTGTGACCCGAACGTGATCGGCATGATTGGCCAGGGCCTCATCAATTCCGTTGTCCACCACCTCATAGACCATATGGTGCAAACCAGAGCCGTCATCGGTGTCACCGATATACATGCCAGGACGTTTGCGAACTGCCTCCAACCCTTTGAGAACCTTAATGGAATCGGCACCATATTCGGCTGGGCTCTGTTCGTTATCAGACATTCGCGACTTCCTGTTTTAACTTTGTGATTTTATACGCAACTTGGCCCCGAATGTCACCCACGACGGGGCTTTTTCTTGGCCCAGGACAGGGAATAGAACAAAGCCGCCGACGCGCCGTCAGATCGCAGAAAATCGCAGGCAAAATCAGGTAAAGGGCAGCAGCAGTCCCACCCCGATCAGCAATGCCCCCGAGGTCAGGTTGAGCCGCCGCAGGGCCGCGGGCGAGGCAATCACCTGGCGCAGGGAATGCACCAGCGCCGCCATCACCAGGTTTCCCAAAAGCGGCACCGTAAAGGACAGGCAGATGATCACCACAACATCGACCCAGCCAAGCGCCCCGAGGTCAAAAAAACCGGGCAACAATCCCATATAGAACAGGATCGCTTTGGGATTGCTCATGATCACCGCAACGCCCGCCACAAATCCGGCCCAGGCGCCCGGTCGGGTCAAAGCCCGGTTCTCGGCAATCTTTCGCCCGGCCGCGCGGATCACCCGAACCCCCATGAGGACAAACATCAGGCAGGCGCCCCAACGCAGCACCAACATCACCTCGCTCAGACTGGAGGCCAGCCAGGACATGCCGCCAATCGCAACCAGCGGCCAGATCAGATCGCCCACAGCCACGCCCACAGCCAGGGGCCAGGCCGCCTGAAACCCACCAGAGACCGCCCGCGCCATCAGCGCCAGCCACACCGGCCCCGGCGTCAGAAACAGCACAAACAAAGCCGCCGCATAGAGCAGCAGATCCCAGACAGAGAGGCTCATTCGCTGACCACCTGCGATACCCCATCCAGGTCGCCAATCTCGAAAATCTGGGCGCGGCTTCCCAGTTCCGCAAAAAGCTCCGGCCCGGTGCCCGTCATCCAGGCCTGCGCCCCAAGAGCGCAGATTTCATCATATAATGCGGCGCGACGATCAGCATCCAGATGCGCCGCAACCTCATCCAGCAGCAAAATGGGTGGCGCCCCCTCGCTGGCGGCCAGGGCGCGCGCATTGGCCAAAATCAGCGAGACCAACAGTGCCTTTTGCTCTCCGGTGGAACATTCCTTGGCTGCGATGCCTTTGCGCGCATAGGTGCCAATAAGATCGCTTCGGTGTGGCCCAACCAGGGTTCTGCCAACCGCCATGTCCCGCATCCGCCCCTCGGCCAGAGCCTGAACCAGATCCGCTTCGCTTGTCGGCATCTCGCCTTCAGACTGCACCAGCTCCAGCTGCGCCGTGGGAAAGGCGGTCTCAGCCGTGTCCTGCGCCGCCTCCAGCCGTTGCACCGCAGCGCGCCGCGCGCTGTGAATCCGATGGCCAGCAGCGCCCATCTGGGCCTCCACCACCCGATACCAGGCGGCATCGCGGACCTGATCCTTCAACAGCCTGTTGCGCTCGCGCATGGCCTTTTCATAAATCAGCGTGGCCTCGGCATGGCTGGGATCAAAACTCAGCGCGATGCGGTCGAGAAACCGGCGACGCCCCTCTGCGGCCTCAACCCAAAGCCGATCCATCACCGGCACCAGCCAGACCACCCGGCAGATCTGCCCCAGGGCAATCTGGTTCGAGGCCTTATTGTCGATCCGCACCTGGCGTGCTGCGCCCTCGTCCGACCAGGTCTCGATCTCATAGGCCTGATCCGGTGCCTGCAAGACCGCTTTCAGCTTCCAGCCAAGCCCCTCGGGACGGCGCACCATATCCGCGGCACTGGCCCGCCGCAGACCCCGCCCCGGAGAAAACAGCGACACGGCCTCGAGGATATTGGTCTTGCCAGCACCGTTATTGCCATGAATGGCAACGGGGCGCCCATCCAAATGCAATTCCGCCCGCAAATGCGAGCGAAAGTGGGACAATGTCAAAGAGGTCAAAGCCAGCATGGGGACACTTCCGGTTTTATCTTTCCCCAAATATTCCCGTCCCGCTGCCCGGCAGGCGGCCTTGCCGCCGAGAGGGGGGCCGGGCCGAAAGGCCGATATATGCCAGTCCGGAGCAATCTGGGCCTGGCATATCCCAGGTCACCAGATCCTAAGGCGTCAAACCCGCATCGGCATCACGACATAGACAGCGCTTTCATCATTGCCTTCGCGCATCAAGGTCGGATCCCCAGAGGAGTTGAACATAAAGACGGCGTTCTCGCGATCAACCTGATTGGCGATCTCCAGCAGATATTTGGCATTAAAGCCAATCTCCAGCCGCTCATCCGCATAGGCCACCGCCAGTTCTTCCTCGGCGGCGCCGCTGTCCGGTGCATTGACCGACAGGATCAGGCGATCCTCTTCCAGCTGCAGCTTCACCGCGCGCGATCGCTCGGAAGAAACCGTAGCAACCCGGTCCACCGCGCGGGCAAACTCATCGGCGTCCACCTCAAGCCGACGGGTATTGCCGACCGGAATGACCCGGGTGTAATCTGGAAAAGTGCCATCAATGACCTTGGAGGTCAGGGTGATATTGGGTGTGGCAAAACGGACTTTGGTTTCTGAAACAGAGACCGCAATATCCATCTCGTCATCATCCAGAAGCTTGCGCATCTCACCGACGGTTTTGCGCGGCACAATCACCCCCGGCATGTCCTCGGCCCCCATTGGCAGCGGTGCGTCGATGCGGGCCAGACGGTGACCATCGGTGGCCACACAGCGCAGCACCTTCCCACCCTCAGTAGCATCCGAGACATGCATATAGACACCATTGAGATAATAACGGGTCTCTTCGGTTGAGATGGCAAATTTGGATTTATCAAAGAGTCGGCGCAGCATGGCCGCATTGGCGGTGAAGTTCGAGTGATACTCGGAACTCGCCATAACCGGGAAATCTTCGCGTGGCAGGGTGGCCAGCGAGAAGTTCGAGCGCCCGGCCTCTACCGTCAGACGACCGGTTGCCGCATCCGCCGTGAGCGTCACCAAGGCACCATCCGGCAGCTTGCGCACAATTTCATGCAGGGTTGTGGCAGCGACGGTGGTGGCGCCTGCGCGCTCGACCTGCGCCGGGGCCTTATCGACAACTTCGATATCAAGATCGGTGGCGCGGAACTGGGCCACGTCGCCTTCGGCCTCGATCAGAACATTGGCCAGGATCGGAATGGTATTGCGACGCTCCACCACTGACTGGGCCTGCGCAACCGCCTTCAGCAGTGTGCCGCGTTCGATGCTGATCTTCATGTCGCTTTCCTCTTCGTCGCGCCCGTCTAGCCAAAGCTGTTTCGCCGTACCTGCGGGCTTCCGCCCAGGCCCTGAACCAGGCCCTGAAATAGCAAGGGTCGGGACAAGCAAAGTAGCGGTTTGCCCCTCATGTACAAGGCTTTTATTGAGTTTTCTAAGGGAATCCCGGCAGCGTCAAGAGGTGAGATCCCACAACGGCCTGAAACCCACAGAATCGTTGCGATTGAACCCGATTGCGCGGCGAGACACGGCGCCAAATGCAGGGCAAGACACCGGACAAGACACTGGGCAACAGGCCTGACAGCAAGCCCAACAAAAACGGCCCCGGAAATCCGGGGCCGTCTGCGGATCATGCGATCAGGTCGACAGATCAGGATTCAAGCGCGCGGCGCAGCATTTCCACATCTTCGGCGATCTGACCGTCGGTCGACTTCAACTCCTCGATGCGGCGCACCCCATGCATGACGGTTGTATGGTCCCGCCCCCCAAAGCGACGGCCAATTTCTGGCAGGCTGCGGCTGGTGAGCTTTTTGCACAGATACATCGCCACCTGCCGTGGCCGCGCGTAAGAGCGCAGGCGTTTGGGGCCGATGATGTCCGACATCCGGATGTTGTAATACTCAGAGACCTTGCGCTGGATTTCCTCAACGGTGATCTTGCGCTCAGAGGCGCGCAAAACATCCGCCAGGCAATCCTGCGTCAGATCCATGTCGATCTCGCGCCCCACCAGCGAGGCAAAGGCAAACAGCCGGGTCAGCGCGCCTTCGAGAACGCGTACGTTGGTAGAGATCCGATGCGCCAGGAACTCCAGCACCCCATCGGCAATTTCCAGATCCGGGTAGGTCTTTTGTTGCAACTGCACCTTGGTCTGCAGAATGCCCAGACGCAATTCGTAATCTGTTGGATGCAGATCCACCACCAGGCCACATTGCAAACGCGATTTAACCCGGTCTTCCAGATCCTTGATCTCACCCGGAGCGCGATCAGCAGAGATAATGATCTGCTTGTTCTGATCCACCAGGGCGTTGAAGGTATGGAAGAATTCTTCCTGGGTTGAATCCTTGCCAGCGATGAATTGCACATCATCGACCATCAGCACATCAACCGAACGGAACAGGTGCTTAAAGTCCATCATCTTGCGTTCGCGCAGAGCCTGCACAAAACGGTACATGAACTGTTCAGCCGACAGATACAGCACGTTGAGATCAGGGTTTTGGGCGCGGATTTCCCAGGCGATTGCATGCATCAGGTGGGTTTTACCCAGACCCACACCGCCATATAGGACCAGCGGATTGAAGGTCACAGGGCCGCCTTCGGCAACCCGGCGCGCCGCAGCATGGGCCAACTCGTTTGGCTTACCAACGACAAAGTTGTCAAAGGTAAACCGCGGATCAAGCGGTGCTGCCTGCAGCGTATCCATCGGCGCAGCGGCAG
This genomic interval carries:
- the rarD gene encoding EamA family transporter RarD, whose protein sequence is MTQEPRENIDTPQGLAFAISAYVLWGFLPLYMKLVSHIPAAEVVAHRVLWSVPVAGLLLVLLGRTRDLRAALKSPRTLGMACVTAALISVNWGIYVWSIASGHALDAALGYYINPLFSIALGSLLLRERLTPTQLVAIALAAAAVVVLTVEAGRLPWVAIALTLSWGFYAFFKKQLPVGPNQGFMLEVLILTPPALGYLAYASATGGTHFHGADIWLLMGCGLVTAVPLIVYANGAKLLRLSTIGILQYIAPTMIFLIAVFVFGEEFGRARMIAFPMIWMALVIYSIPLIRQLRGQPKPAV
- a CDS encoding IclR family transcriptional regulator, producing the protein MPDQTPAAKETQIPTNLRLLLIVEEVARRGVAVKPAQLVEALGLPKPTLHRLLQTAEEEGFLQRDLDGRSYGPGPRLRALAVNTISSEHLRTARLTILKAVAEEIGETCNLATPDREGMTYLDRVETKWPLRIQLPIGTQVPFHCTASGKMYLSTLRPATLNSVLSARALEPQTEQTITSPEALRAELQKTRARGYATDDEEFMTGMAAIAVPILDPQGRLMATLSVHAPVQRRALGQILEFLEPLQQAAARLTRLNSEQAERP
- a CDS encoding TRAP transporter large permease; translated protein: MTDGSWVTLISLGVTFLFMLGVPVLLVIAYWVIGCSFVLGLTLDNMGAELLNVFNKGFALLAMPLFILTGDLINQSGIARRLSDFAYACLGWLRGGLAMAALGACGLFAAISGSNSATTATIGSMLHPEMVKGGYDERFSAATAAAGGTVGIIIPPSIIFIVYGFLLNLPISELFVAGILPGALMVIGMQLACWIICRINGWGHLIPLQLTRVLKTAFGAWLGFFAIGLVLWGIYTGKFSPTEAAGVTVGFCVIAGLVSYPLNRLMGSRRDRPIAEKSYAEMLVVEGFTLSQIPSVVVRSAQITGILAPLIAISVVMQQILSLLGAQQTIGDFVTSMGGYHAVLFTSMVIVFCSGMVLESLPVTIILAPILAPIAASVGIDPIHFSVIFLVGASIGFITPPYGLNLYVASGVTGVPYFRLLRYTLPYLAALIGVWILVALVPDLALILLPNR
- a CDS encoding TRAP transporter small permease, whose product is MALWSEISDIFRAFASQDSWEIRNALKTEGAWVFGTIATALSGLIMLWIYKLLPWLDRHLERTVMVYSYLAIALIIFWGVIDRFIFSNQQPWSTTIPPLLFMIMAWFGAAFNVRLRTHLSFAEFRTMMPRAGQLACLMLDAVLWFVFAVIVLVTTSRITALSASNFQIVLGTDNVMQWWFLITAPLSFVLMVARVFENLIEDIANWRSGAPLIKQAVIGGDI
- a CDS encoding TRAP transporter substrate-binding protein, with product MGLKENLNHISRRELFRVAGRYGMSSTLLAAGGFGGAMSLANLASAAESTYERRFSKPAKHTLKFGASGFNAQNLLIERAGGLEFARDLESRTDGEIRIEFIGNNQICGQTSCVEKTQQGIVDIYAASTQNSAGGAPYLNVLDYAYMFPGRAAQYHFLYSPESQRILREPLEKRHGLKFLFSHCELRGIQLGLGWEGKPTVTKLEQLFGTKNRVTGTQLGRIAMQALNLNPVPVAWEETLDGLKQGLIDGAETWASAVAYANMAPVVSQSVDLKFFCGTEHTSMSAAVFDSLEGYLQDAVMESAYWAQTHVQAANEAALIKTVGHSDPQMPGTIFAKNNVRNAFLADDQIKMAEEMCSPEFQPQLWEQWRDRLNNWAGGIDTYQEIYDIARQVPKDMKPENVEPRRWWKT